Proteins from a genomic interval of Flammeovirgaceae bacterium SG7u.111:
- a CDS encoding TonB-dependent receptor codes for MKVEIVQFLKRLKMPFLTLCFTVFWATSFAQDLKVSGNVTDDTGESIPGVSILIQGTSNGGVTDLDGNFSLSIPSSDAILVFSYIGFVTQEVPVNGRSTIDVKLVSDVLALEEVVVIGYGEQKKSLTTGAISSVKAEELENVSVSRVDQALQGRTAGVYIKPTSGSPGSGTKIRIRGTASNGGSDPLFIVDGVRTGSAGMDYLSPSDIESIEILKDAASAAIYGAEGANGVVIVTTKSGKPNSGVITYNGQIGSQTAQPDIMPMMNAQQYQTYMEEANVPGAPTAADVAGIGNGTDWFDEMYQTAPQQNHTLSFSGGAEKSTYFISGTLFQQDGVIGGDKSRFNRYTVRFNSKHKIKDWLTVGENLSYSLINKTGISENDEYGGIVAAALSLDPITPVRYTGSTLPSHVLTALDAGHPLVQDENGFYYGISNFVKGEYGNPLARIDLTKGKTTQNKILGNVFAELAPLEGLKITSRVGLDAAYQRYHNWSPTFWYSSESLNNVATGSDEWQEWYTWQWENFATYDRTIGEHHFTLLGGGSVQEYTYNNLNGSYAGLFREEEKWSYGDYVPDDTDRIGSRPESRTLASYFGRLSYDYMGKYLFNATVRRDGSSMLSDGNQWGTFPSFSLGWVFSNEAFFGGGISDVVNYAKLRLSWGQNGSLSNLYPGQWQSSIATNVGGVIRYPGSDGTYLPGAAPSNLENPFLTWETSEQIDIGADFRLFNNQLTFSVDYYEKETKDLITPGAPPIFAGNSLPFVNAGNVLNKGFEFEIGYNNASEHEFQYGISANLSTLKNEVTYLDPNYPKIAGANIGTGWSGATQFEEGMPVWYFNGYVTDGIFQSQSDIDTYISENGLEGYAPVPGDPRAVDTNGDGQISPADQQYIGDPHPDFYFGTRINMSYKGFDLLVFLQGQVGNEVLMGFNRTDRPTANKPAFFYEDRWTGEGSTNSWFRANTSSTIAYSSDLMVFDGSFARIRQMQLGYTLPSKITDTIHVKNVRFYVSLDNFFTFTSYPGLDPEAGSGGDNSIGIDRGYYPVPRTAIGGLSFSF; via the coding sequence ATGAAAGTGGAAATTGTACAATTTCTAAAAAGGCTTAAAATGCCTTTTCTGACTTTATGCTTCACTGTTTTTTGGGCAACATCTTTTGCTCAAGACCTAAAAGTAAGCGGAAATGTTACAGACGATACGGGCGAATCAATCCCTGGTGTCAGCATCCTCATTCAGGGTACAAGTAACGGTGGTGTCACCGATCTCGATGGAAACTTCTCCCTGAGCATCCCCTCTTCAGATGCCATTCTTGTTTTTTCATACATAGGATTTGTTACCCAAGAAGTTCCAGTAAATGGAAGAAGCACGATTGACGTGAAACTCGTTTCAGATGTTTTGGCATTGGAAGAAGTAGTAGTTATTGGCTATGGCGAACAAAAGAAAAGCTTAACTACTGGTGCTATTTCTTCGGTTAAGGCAGAAGAGCTAGAGAACGTATCGGTAAGTCGAGTAGACCAAGCACTCCAAGGAAGAACCGCTGGTGTTTATATCAAACCTACTTCAGGTTCTCCAGGAAGCGGCACAAAAATCAGGATTAGAGGAACAGCATCAAATGGCGGCTCAGATCCTTTGTTTATTGTAGATGGTGTAAGAACTGGGTCTGCAGGTATGGATTACCTAAGCCCAAGCGACATCGAGTCTATTGAAATTCTGAAAGATGCTGCTTCAGCTGCTATCTATGGTGCAGAAGGTGCCAACGGAGTTGTCATCGTAACTACCAAATCTGGCAAGCCAAACTCTGGCGTGATCACTTACAACGGACAAATAGGTTCGCAAACAGCGCAGCCGGATATTATGCCTATGATGAATGCTCAGCAGTACCAAACCTACATGGAAGAGGCGAACGTTCCTGGCGCGCCAACCGCTGCCGATGTGGCTGGTATAGGAAATGGTACCGATTGGTTTGACGAAATGTATCAAACTGCCCCTCAACAAAACCATACGCTATCGTTCAGCGGTGGCGCAGAAAAGTCAACCTACTTCATTTCAGGAACACTTTTCCAACAAGATGGTGTGATCGGTGGTGACAAATCAAGATTCAATAGGTACACTGTTCGTTTCAATTCGAAACACAAAATCAAAGATTGGTTGACCGTAGGAGAAAACCTTTCTTACTCGCTCATCAACAAAACTGGTATTTCGGAAAATGATGAGTATGGTGGAATTGTAGCAGCTGCTCTTTCATTAGACCCCATCACTCCTGTAAGGTACACAGGCTCCACTTTGCCTTCTCATGTACTTACGGCTCTCGATGCTGGCCATCCATTAGTACAAGATGAAAACGGTTTCTATTATGGTATTTCAAACTTTGTAAAAGGAGAATATGGAAATCCACTTGCTCGAATAGACCTTACAAAAGGTAAGACTACGCAAAATAAAATATTAGGAAATGTATTTGCCGAATTGGCTCCATTAGAAGGTCTAAAAATCACTTCTAGAGTTGGGTTAGATGCTGCTTACCAGCGCTACCATAACTGGAGCCCAACCTTCTGGTATTCTTCGGAAAGCCTAAACAATGTAGCTACAGGTTCTGACGAGTGGCAAGAATGGTACACATGGCAATGGGAAAACTTCGCTACTTACGATAGGACTATTGGCGAACACCATTTTACTTTACTTGGTGGTGGTTCTGTTCAGGAATACACCTACAACAACTTGAACGGAAGCTATGCAGGTTTATTCAGGGAAGAAGAAAAATGGTCGTACGGAGATTATGTACCTGATGACACCGACCGTATAGGAAGCCGCCCCGAATCTAGGACACTTGCTTCTTACTTCGGAAGGTTGTCTTACGATTACATGGGCAAATACTTGTTCAATGCCACTGTAAGGAGAGACGGTTCATCTATGCTTTCTGATGGAAACCAATGGGGTACTTTCCCTTCATTCTCACTAGGCTGGGTATTCTCAAACGAAGCTTTCTTCGGAGGTGGAATTTCAGATGTAGTGAACTATGCTAAACTTCGCTTGAGCTGGGGACAAAATGGTAGCTTGTCTAACCTTTATCCTGGTCAATGGCAATCATCTATCGCTACAAACGTAGGTGGCGTGATCAGATACCCTGGTTCAGATGGGACATACTTGCCAGGTGCAGCTCCTTCGAACCTTGAAAACCCTTTCCTTACTTGGGAAACCAGTGAGCAGATTGATATTGGAGCAGATTTCAGGCTATTCAACAACCAATTGACATTCTCTGTAGACTATTACGAAAAGGAAACCAAAGATTTGATCACTCCGGGCGCACCTCCAATTTTTGCAGGAAACAGCCTTCCTTTTGTGAATGCAGGTAATGTACTGAACAAGGGTTTTGAATTTGAAATAGGTTACAACAATGCAAGCGAGCACGAATTCCAATACGGAATTAGCGCCAACTTATCTACCCTCAAAAATGAAGTAACTTATTTGGATCCTAACTATCCTAAAATTGCAGGTGCTAACATAGGAACAGGCTGGAGCGGAGCTACTCAATTTGAAGAAGGTATGCCAGTTTGGTACTTCAATGGATACGTAACAGATGGGATCTTCCAAAGCCAATCTGACATAGATACTTATATTTCAGAAAATGGCTTAGAAGGATACGCTCCAGTTCCAGGTGATCCAAGAGCGGTAGACACCAATGGCGATGGGCAAATCTCTCCTGCCGATCAGCAATACATTGGCGACCCTCATCCAGATTTTTACTTCGGTACAAGAATCAATATGAGCTACAAAGGCTTCGACCTTTTGGTATTCCTCCAAGGGCAAGTAGGCAACGAAGTACTAATGGGCTTCAACCGTACGGATAGACCAACTGCTAATAAACCTGCTTTCTTCTATGAAGACAGATGGACTGGCGAAGGCTCTACTAACTCATGGTTCAGAGCAAATACTTCAAGCACTATTGCCTACAGCAGTGACCTGATGGTGTTTGATGGCTCGTTTGCCAGAATCAGACAAATGCAACTGGGTTACACACTTCCAAGCAAAATCACCGACACTATCCATGTCAAAAATGTGAGATTCTATGTTTCACTTGATAACTTCTTCACATTCACTAGCTACCCAGGTCTAGACCCTGAAGCTGGTTCTGGTGGCGATAACAGTATTGGCATCGACAGAGGATATTACCCTGTGCCTAGAACAGCTATCGGTGGCTTGTCATTCAGTTTTTAA
- a CDS encoding RagB/SusD family nutrient uptake outer membrane protein has translation MKNIFIKKIAIVLAFMVATSCSDFLDQEVPGKFAEQDFYQTDEDAEFAVTAIYDMVSAHYFGNWASLYVVKTMLSDDSNAGGSNDGDQKGYQDLDDFNIDSQNDKINDVWKMLYYAIYRSNKVINKIPGESDLQNRLIAEAKALRAMNYMELVSLWGDVPLVLNDIAPSDYGNVPRTSVAEVYDQIETDLKEAISVLPEANTYSLSDRFRFSKGAAQAFLGKAYLFQEEWAEAAAQFDAVILSGNYDLEPSISAAFSEAGEFGIESLFELSFTNGESYDWGNFPWGEKPESNIHIQLMGPRADFYTMAPGDSLIGGWGFNVPKQKLYDAYIGAGDNTRRAQTIMSRAELEAAGGNWSVDNAWDFEGFWQRKYGTFQNHTGAPVGELNYGTNIRVMRYADVLLMAAEAEFRNGNEAKAITYINQVRQRPGTNLPALTGVSGNDLFEAIVLERQLELALEGHRFVDLVRWGKASDELGALGFTAGKNEVLPIPINDVRSAGLQQNPGY, from the coding sequence ATGAAAAATATATTTATAAAAAAGATAGCAATAGTACTCGCCTTTATGGTGGCTACTTCATGCAGCGACTTCCTCGACCAAGAAGTGCCTGGCAAGTTTGCAGAACAGGATTTTTACCAAACCGATGAAGATGCCGAATTTGCGGTAACAGCTATTTACGACATGGTTTCCGCTCATTATTTTGGCAACTGGGCAAGCTTATATGTGGTAAAAACCATGCTTTCTGACGATAGCAATGCAGGCGGTTCAAACGATGGCGACCAAAAAGGATATCAAGATTTGGACGATTTCAACATCGACTCTCAAAACGACAAGATCAACGACGTTTGGAAAATGCTTTATTATGCCATTTACAGATCAAACAAGGTCATCAACAAAATACCAGGCGAGTCTGATTTGCAAAATAGGCTGATTGCCGAAGCAAAAGCACTAAGGGCTATGAACTACATGGAGCTTGTAAGCCTCTGGGGCGATGTGCCTTTGGTTTTGAATGACATTGCACCAAGCGACTATGGCAACGTACCAAGAACTAGTGTAGCTGAAGTATATGACCAAATTGAAACTGACCTCAAAGAAGCGATAAGCGTATTGCCAGAGGCAAATACCTATAGTCTTTCAGATAGGTTCAGGTTTTCGAAAGGTGCGGCACAAGCTTTTTTAGGAAAAGCATATTTATTCCAAGAAGAATGGGCGGAAGCTGCTGCTCAATTTGATGCGGTTATCTTAAGTGGCAACTACGACTTAGAGCCGTCTATTTCAGCAGCCTTCTCAGAAGCTGGTGAATTTGGAATAGAATCATTGTTCGAACTTTCTTTCACCAACGGAGAGTCTTACGACTGGGGCAACTTCCCTTGGGGAGAAAAACCTGAAAGCAACATCCATATCCAGCTAATGGGCCCAAGAGCAGATTTCTACACCATGGCGCCTGGCGATTCACTTATTGGCGGGTGGGGCTTTAATGTACCTAAGCAAAAGTTATACGATGCCTATATAGGAGCTGGCGACAATACTCGCAGAGCACAAACGATAATGTCAAGAGCAGAATTAGAAGCTGCTGGCGGCAACTGGAGCGTAGACAACGCATGGGACTTTGAAGGCTTCTGGCAAAGAAAATATGGTACATTCCAAAACCATACTGGAGCGCCAGTTGGCGAGCTGAATTATGGCACCAATATCAGAGTCATGCGTTATGCTGATGTACTTTTGATGGCTGCAGAAGCGGAATTCAGAAATGGTAACGAGGCAAAAGCCATTACTTACATAAACCAAGTAAGACAACGACCTGGTACCAACCTACCTGCGCTTACTGGAGTTTCTGGCAATGACCTTTTCGAAGCAATCGTTTTGGAGCGCCAACTAGAACTTGCCTTAGAAGGGCATAGGTTCGTAGATTTGGTGCGTTGGGGAAAAGCCAGTGACGAACTAGGCGCTTTAGGCTTCACCGCAGGTAAAAACGAAGTATTGCCAATTCCTATCAACGATGTAAGATCAGCTGGTTTGCAACAAAACCCTGGTTATTAA
- a CDS encoding glycoside hydrolase family 16 protein, with product MKMINLLILIGLSYLSACSSSDADEQAPTPDYEIPGPVVYGFEDTVTWSDEFDYTGKPDPAKWGYDIGGSGWGNQELQYYTDSLKNAQVADGVLKIQAIKEDIGGMNYSSTRLISKEKGDFLYGRIEVRAKLPTGVGTWPAIWMLPTDWAYGDWPKSGEIDIMEHVGYDQDKVHITVHTEAYNHSIGTQVGKSKVVENVSSEFHTYRVDWTPESITGYIDNEQLFLFKNDKKGSASWPFDKRFHLLLNIAVGGSWGGVEGVDETAFPTSMEVDYVRFYKLTEE from the coding sequence ATGAAGATGATCAACTTATTGATTTTAATAGGTCTGTCCTACCTGAGTGCCTGCTCCTCTTCCGATGCAGATGAACAAGCCCCCACACCAGACTACGAAATCCCCGGACCTGTTGTCTACGGGTTTGAAGACACCGTTACATGGTCAGATGAATTTGACTATACCGGAAAACCCGACCCTGCCAAATGGGGCTACGATATAGGCGGAAGCGGCTGGGGCAACCAAGAATTACAATACTATACCGATAGCCTAAAAAATGCCCAAGTAGCCGATGGCGTATTGAAAATACAAGCGATAAAAGAGGATATTGGAGGAATGAATTATTCGTCCACCCGCCTTATCTCAAAAGAAAAAGGCGACTTTCTATATGGCCGTATAGAAGTCCGTGCTAAGCTTCCTACTGGCGTTGGTACTTGGCCTGCAATTTGGATGCTCCCTACCGATTGGGCTTATGGAGACTGGCCAAAATCTGGTGAAATTGACATTATGGAACATGTAGGGTATGACCAAGACAAAGTGCATATAACTGTTCATACCGAAGCATATAACCATAGCATAGGAACTCAGGTGGGGAAAAGCAAGGTAGTGGAAAATGTAAGCTCAGAATTCCATACGTATCGAGTTGATTGGACTCCTGAATCTATTACTGGCTACATAGATAACGAACAGCTTTTCTTATTCAAAAATGATAAAAAAGGCTCAGCATCCTGGCCATTCGACAAACGCTTTCACTTACTGCTAAACATTGCCGTAGGAGGTAGTTGGGGAGGCGTAGAAGGAGTAGACGAAACCGCATTCCCAACATCTATGGAGGTTGATTATGTAAGATTCTATAAATTGACAGAAGAGTAA
- a CDS encoding DUF2867 domain-containing protein: MKKVKEEVPYIPEKAKELFPKVDFADTFSTTNHSNTMEEIANLVFNTSPKWVEALFALRNRIVKVFGLKTSLPDDYTGEFRVGGYVKFFKIYSISEQEVIMGADDSHLNFRAIIANTSASSSNIKVTTLVRFNNAMGRIYMGIIKPFHRLVVMQMVKNAYSKS, from the coding sequence ATGAAAAAAGTAAAAGAAGAAGTTCCTTACATTCCTGAAAAGGCAAAAGAACTTTTCCCCAAAGTAGATTTCGCAGATACTTTTTCTACCACAAACCATTCGAATACAATGGAGGAAATTGCAAACTTGGTGTTCAACACCAGCCCCAAATGGGTGGAAGCATTATTTGCCCTAAGAAATAGAATCGTTAAGGTTTTTGGTCTTAAAACAAGTCTTCCCGATGATTATACGGGTGAATTTAGGGTAGGGGGCTATGTAAAGTTTTTCAAAATATACAGTATTTCTGAGCAGGAGGTGATTATGGGTGCAGATGATTCACATCTAAACTTTAGGGCTATTATCGCCAACACCAGCGCCTCTTCAAGTAATATTAAAGTCACTACGCTGGTTCGGTTCAACAATGCGATGGGTAGAATTTATATGGGCATAATTAAGCCCTTCCATAGACTAGTAGTGATGCAGATGGTGAAAAATGCATATAGCAAAAGCTAA
- a CDS encoding alpha-L-fucosidase: MKTLFFIIALTMLVSSCGQKKSTEETESVAQAEELTYTAEWESLEKYEVPEWYLDMKFGIYFHWGPYSVPAYKTEWYSHRMYNEGDEIRKYHEETYGPLNEFGYKDFIPMFKAEKFDADEWADLFVKAGAQFAGPVAEHADGFAMWDSKLTEWDAVDMGPKRDIVGEMEKAVKGRGLKFIATYHRHWLYAWYTTWDKNTDASNPEFAGLYGPQVPEGTFVMADTKTSPLPDEQFNKEWLGRLDELMDNYEPDIIWFDNKMDIIDESYRKQFLANYYNKAEQWGKEVVCTYKFTDLKVGTAVLDLERSRMSEKKDFPWLTDDSIDWEAWCNISTPRYKSTNRLIDFMVDVVSKNGAVLLNITPTAEGVIPEPVKERLLGMGEWLKINGEAIYGTRPWEIYGEGPSGVVEGHLSEDKNADNTSEDIRFTTKGETLYATVLDWPTKPSVIRALAAGTEEVKNIELLGSEEEIVWKQTEAGLEINVPKAKPCEHAFVYKIIF, encoded by the coding sequence ATGAAAACACTGTTTTTTATTATTGCCTTAACGATGTTGGTTTCAAGTTGCGGACAAAAGAAATCAACCGAAGAAACTGAGTCTGTAGCCCAAGCCGAAGAGCTAACCTACACCGCCGAATGGGAATCGTTAGAAAAATACGAAGTGCCAGAATGGTACCTTGATATGAAATTTGGTATTTATTTCCACTGGGGTCCATATTCTGTCCCCGCCTACAAAACCGAATGGTACTCGCACAGGATGTATAACGAAGGGGATGAGATCAGGAAATACCACGAAGAAACCTATGGGCCACTCAATGAATTTGGGTATAAGGATTTTATCCCAATGTTCAAAGCAGAGAAATTTGATGCTGACGAGTGGGCAGATCTTTTTGTGAAAGCTGGGGCACAGTTTGCCGGACCAGTTGCCGAGCATGCCGATGGCTTTGCCATGTGGGACAGCAAGCTTACCGAATGGGATGCAGTAGATATGGGTCCAAAGAGAGACATAGTAGGGGAGATGGAGAAAGCGGTAAAAGGACGTGGTTTGAAGTTTATAGCTACGTATCACCGCCACTGGCTGTACGCCTGGTACACCACTTGGGATAAAAACACGGATGCATCTAACCCTGAATTTGCAGGTCTTTATGGTCCTCAAGTTCCAGAAGGAACGTTCGTTATGGCAGATACGAAAACTTCTCCTTTGCCCGATGAGCAGTTCAATAAAGAATGGCTTGGTCGTTTGGATGAGCTAATGGATAATTATGAGCCAGATATTATTTGGTTCGATAATAAAATGGACATAATAGATGAAAGCTACCGTAAGCAGTTTTTAGCTAATTACTATAATAAGGCAGAGCAGTGGGGGAAAGAAGTAGTTTGTACCTACAAGTTCACTGACTTGAAAGTGGGTACTGCCGTACTTGACTTAGAACGTTCGCGTATGAGCGAAAAGAAAGATTTTCCATGGCTTACAGACGATTCGATAGATTGGGAAGCTTGGTGTAATATCAGTACTCCCCGTTACAAATCGACCAATAGGTTGATAGACTTTATGGTAGATGTGGTAAGTAAAAATGGTGCTGTCTTATTAAATATCACCCCAACGGCAGAAGGCGTAATTCCTGAGCCAGTGAAAGAGCGTTTGCTTGGAATGGGTGAATGGCTGAAGATAAATGGAGAGGCTATCTACGGTACTCGACCTTGGGAGATTTATGGTGAAGGTCCTTCGGGAGTAGTAGAGGGTCACTTGAGTGAAGATAAAAATGCTGACAATACATCGGAAGATATTCGCTTTACCACCAAAGGAGAAACTTTGTATGCCACTGTGCTTGATTGGCCAACCAAACCAAGCGTAATCCGAGCATTGGCGGCTGGCACAGAAGAGGTGAAAAATATTGAACTTTTGGGGAGCGAAGAGGAGATAGTTTGGAAGCAAACCGAAGCTGGTTTGGAAATAAATGTACCTAAAGCTAAACCATGTGAGCACGCTTTTGTGTATAAAATCATATTTTAG
- the uxuA gene encoding mannonate dehydratase: MLEKTWRWFGENDKITLGQIRQIGIEGIVTALHHIPNGEVWSVEEIKKTQAEIEKYGMRWSVVESLPVHEIIKYGGVERDQLIENYKKSLVNLGECGLKTICYNFMPVIDWIRTDLNYRLPDTTEVLYFNFVDFVVFDRFILEREQAAEEYPKEIVEKAALRFGEMSEQDKNSLVDTIVVKTQGFIDGISADEPAEAARIFKQLLQNYKEIDDAKLRANLKYFLDAILPTAEEQGIKMSIHPDDPPMKVLGLPRIVGTMEDLDWIFEHIPSPSNALTFCTGSLGARADNDLKGMMQKFKARIHFAHLRSTQLVGNGDFYEAEHLGGGVDMYEMIRSLLLEQKNRASGERIPMRVDHGRRLLADFNNAYNPGYPLFGRMKAMAEISGLEMGVLKNINS, from the coding sequence ATGTTGGAAAAAACGTGGCGTTGGTTTGGGGAAAACGATAAGATCACCCTTGGGCAAATTAGGCAAATAGGCATTGAGGGTATCGTAACAGCTCTTCACCATATCCCAAATGGAGAGGTATGGTCGGTAGAAGAAATTAAAAAAACACAAGCGGAAATTGAAAAGTATGGTATGCGCTGGTCGGTGGTGGAAAGCCTGCCCGTGCACGAGATCATCAAATACGGAGGTGTTGAAAGAGATCAGTTGATCGAAAATTATAAAAAGAGTTTGGTGAACCTAGGTGAGTGCGGGCTAAAAACGATCTGTTACAACTTTATGCCTGTGATAGATTGGATAAGGACTGATCTGAACTACCGTCTGCCCGATACTACGGAGGTGCTGTATTTCAACTTTGTAGATTTTGTGGTGTTCGATCGGTTTATTTTGGAGAGGGAACAAGCTGCTGAAGAGTATCCGAAAGAAATAGTGGAGAAGGCTGCGCTGCGATTTGGGGAAATGAGCGAGCAGGACAAGAACAGTTTGGTAGACACGATCGTTGTAAAAACGCAAGGGTTTATCGATGGGATCAGTGCAGATGAGCCTGCCGAAGCGGCGAGGATTTTCAAGCAACTCTTGCAGAATTATAAAGAAATAGATGATGCAAAACTGAGGGCAAACCTCAAATATTTTTTAGATGCGATTTTGCCAACAGCCGAAGAGCAAGGGATTAAAATGAGCATTCATCCCGATGATCCGCCCATGAAAGTGCTAGGGTTACCTCGGATTGTAGGAACAATGGAAGACCTCGATTGGATTTTTGAACACATTCCATCTCCGTCCAATGCGCTCACCTTTTGCACCGGTTCGCTGGGCGCTAGGGCAGATAATGATTTGAAGGGAATGATGCAGAAGTTCAAGGCTCGAATTCATTTTGCCCATTTGCGTAGTACGCAGTTGGTGGGAAATGGTGATTTTTATGAAGCAGAACACCTTGGCGGAGGGGTTGATATGTATGAGATGATCAGAAGCTTGTTGCTTGAACAAAAAAACAGAGCATCTGGCGAGCGTATCCCGATGCGGGTAGATCATGGGCGGAGGCTTCTTGCCGACTTTAATAATGCTTACAATCCTGGTTATCCGCTTTTTGGGAGAATGAAGGCAATGGCTGAAATTTCTGGGCTTGAGATGGGTGTGTTGAAGAATATCAACAGTTGA
- a CDS encoding iron-containing alcohol dehydrogenase, with the protein MNDFEFKNPTKIIFGKDKISKLKGEIPANAKVLMLYGGGSIKKNGVYEQVKEALSDVKVLEMGGIPPNPEYEVLLKAVELIKSENITFLLAVGGGSVIDGAKFISAAALYEGDSPWDLITRRKPVLEGMPFGTVLTLPATGSEMNSGSVITRKEIKAKVALGGPGLFPVFSILDPQVVSSIPQNQIANGLADAFTHVLEQYVTYPVEAILQDRIAESVLQSLIEVAPAIMKDPSDYKAASNFMWSCTMALNGLLRLGVPTDWSIHAIGHELTALFGIDHARTLAILTKNLYTHNFEYKKEKLAQLAERVWGVNEGGVDEKAQAGIDHIEFFFHSLGIKTKLSEYTEAYEGTAEIIADRLEERGWTALGERGETTPKDVAEIVAMSY; encoded by the coding sequence ATGAACGATTTTGAATTTAAGAACCCAACGAAGATAATTTTTGGGAAAGATAAAATCTCGAAACTTAAAGGTGAAATACCAGCAAATGCAAAAGTATTGATGCTATACGGAGGAGGAAGTATCAAGAAAAATGGCGTTTACGAGCAGGTGAAGGAAGCTCTTTCTGATGTTAAGGTATTGGAAATGGGAGGCATTCCGCCAAACCCTGAATATGAAGTGTTGCTCAAGGCTGTGGAACTCATTAAGTCTGAAAATATCACTTTTCTACTCGCTGTGGGTGGAGGTTCTGTAATAGATGGTGCGAAGTTTATTTCCGCAGCGGCGCTCTACGAAGGAGACTCTCCTTGGGACTTGATTACCCGAAGGAAACCTGTGCTAGAAGGAATGCCGTTTGGTACGGTGCTAACTTTGCCGGCAACGGGTTCTGAAATGAACTCAGGTTCGGTTATCACCAGAAAAGAGATAAAAGCTAAGGTTGCTTTGGGCGGACCTGGGTTGTTTCCAGTGTTCTCCATCCTCGACCCACAAGTGGTTAGTTCTATTCCTCAAAACCAAATAGCCAACGGCTTGGCAGATGCATTCACGCATGTATTGGAGCAATATGTAACCTACCCTGTAGAGGCTATTTTACAAGACAGGATTGCCGAAAGCGTATTGCAATCGCTGATAGAAGTAGCCCCTGCTATCATGAAAGATCCATCTGACTACAAAGCTGCTTCGAACTTTATGTGGAGCTGTACCATGGCTTTGAACGGGCTTCTTCGCCTTGGTGTGCCAACGGACTGGAGTATTCATGCTATAGGTCATGAACTAACGGCTCTTTTTGGAATAGATCATGCACGTACATTGGCTATTCTAACCAAAAACTTGTACACGCACAACTTTGAATACAAAAAGGAAAAATTGGCGCAATTAGCTGAGCGAGTTTGGGGAGTGAATGAAGGAGGCGTAGATGAAAAAGCGCAAGCAGGTATTGATCATATTGAGTTTTTTTTCCATTCATTAGGTATTAAAACCAAGCTTTCGGAATATACCGAAGCCTATGAAGGTACGGCTGAAATTATAGCAGATAGATTGGAAGAAAGGGGTTGGACTGCCCTTGGAGAACGGGGAGAAACCACTCCTAAAGACGTGGCTGAAATTGTAGCTATGAGTTATTAG
- a CDS encoding NAD(P)H-dependent oxidoreductase yields MELLEKLNWRYAAKAMNGAKVPQEKVDAIIEAASLAPTSSGLQPFEIIVVTNPEVKKAIREIAWNQSVVTDCSHLLVFAAWDTYTEDRINRMFDLTNEVRGFKNEGWENYRQMLLNSYPKRDAETNFNHAARQAYIAFSQSIAAAAFEGVDATPIEGFDPVELDKILGLNEKGLRSCVILPLGYRDTENDWLVKLPKVRKPKDELVTVVD; encoded by the coding sequence ATGGAATTATTAGAAAAATTAAACTGGCGATATGCTGCCAAAGCTATGAACGGTGCGAAGGTGCCACAAGAGAAAGTTGATGCAATTATTGAGGCAGCCTCGCTAGCTCCAACTTCTAGTGGTTTGCAGCCTTTTGAGATCATAGTTGTTACCAACCCAGAGGTAAAAAAGGCTATACGAGAAATAGCTTGGAACCAATCTGTAGTGACCGACTGCTCGCATCTGTTGGTTTTTGCTGCGTGGGATACCTATACAGAGGATAGGATAAACAGGATGTTTGACCTGACCAACGAGGTGCGTGGGTTCAAGAATGAAGGTTGGGAAAATTACCGCCAAATGTTGTTGAATAGTTATCCAAAAAGAGATGCTGAAACAAACTTCAACCATGCGGCAAGGCAAGCATACATCGCATTTTCACAGTCTATAGCCGCAGCGGCTTTCGAAGGGGTAGATGCTACGCCAATTGAAGGTTTTGACCCGGTAGAATTAGATAAAATTCTTGGCTTGAATGAAAAAGGGTTGAGAAGCTGTGTGATACTTCCATTAGGCTATCGCGATACGGAGAACGATTGGTTGGTAAAACTTCCAAAAGTGAGGAAGCCTAAAGATGAATTGGTAACAGTAGTAGATTAA